The following is a genomic window from bacterium.
GTGCCCACGGCTATGAGGGTGTTCATGTCCGTTGTGCGGTGTTTGGCTGCAGCCCATGCGCCCTTGTAGAACTGCCAGCCAACCCAAAACTGAATCGGGCTTTGAAGCACAAACTGTAAGACGAAGTTCCCCTGTGTCCCCAGAGCCAGGAAGCTCTCCAGGCCCAGCTCTTTCCAATAGCACAGAATCATCATGGGTATGAGCAGGCCCACACCCACCATGAACTTGCTGCGCAAGGCGCGCAAAGCCTCTTGCCTGATTTTCCTTTCCTGCTCCAGGGGATCTCCCAGGGAAGCTTCCCTCAGCTTGTACCCGGCCTGCTCCACGGCCCTGGCCAGCTCCGAGACGGATGTCTGGCCTGACAGGAAACGGACAGTGGCTCTCTCGGTGGCGAAATTCACCTCTGCTTCCAGGACTCCTTGCACATTGCTCAGGGCCTGTTGAACTCTTCTGACGCAGGCAGCGCAACTCATGCCCTGGATGGGAAGGCTTACCTTCTCCAGGCGCGGCTCGTAACCCAGCTCCTCTACTGTTCTCACCAAATCCTTGAGGCCCACCTTAGCCGGATCGTAATGCACCGTGGCCTTTTCCGAGGCCAAGTTTACCTTGGCCTCAGCCACCCCCTCCAACCGGGAAATACCCCTCTCCACCCTGGCTACGCAGCTGGCACAGGTCATACCGCCTATGGGTACATCAATCTTGAGAACCTGTTCAGGGAAGTTTTTCTCTGGGTGCATTTGCTGGGCATCTCCTTGCCTTTGAGCTTTTATCCAGTATGCTTCCCAAGGGAGAAGTAATCAACAAGAGGATCCTGCTTCTCCCTCCATATCTTTCAGGGAGGTCTGCTGGGGGCTTGAGCCTGCAAGGCAATCTCTTGGGGCTGATCTGTGGGCATGAGAAAAAACAGATTGAGACCACAGGGGTATGTGAATAGAATAACCCCCAAGATCTTGTTCCCAAATAAGGGGCGATTCATGAAAAAACTGCTGGGTTCGGCTCTGGGGATACTGGTTTTGATGCTTTTTTTGCTCCCATGGGTTTCCACAGGCATTGCTCTTACTGCCGAGGAGAACATAAGCATAGAAGTCTACAAGAGAGCTTCCCCAGGGGTCGTGCATATTCGCTCCACGGTGGTGCGTTACGGCTTCTTTTTCCAGCCGTTTCCAAGCCAGGGCACTGGCTCCGGGGTCATTCTGGACCTGGAAGGAAACATCATCACCAATTCCCATGTGGTTCAAGAGGCCCGTTCCATGGAGGTTACCCTGTTTGATGGGAGTGTTTTCCCGGCCAAGTTGGTAAGCAGCCTCAAGGATCTGGATCTGGCCTTGATACGTATCAGTGCTCCCCGGGAAAAGCTCAGACCAATTCCCTTTGGGGATTCCAAGGCCCTTGAGGTCGGCCAGGCTGTATATGCCATAGGAAATCCCTTTGGATTTCAGCATACCTTGACCAAAGGAGTGATCTCCTCTCTGGACAGGACCCTCTTGACCCCCGAAGGCAAGAAACTCAAAGGTCTGCTTCAGACCGATGCCGCCATCAACCCTGGCAACTCGGGTGGCCCCTTGCTGGACAGAGAGGGGAGGCTGGTGGGCATAAATACGGCCATCTTGAGTCCATCGGGGGGGAGCGTGGGTGTGGGTTTTGCCATACCCACGGCAGCCCTTGAAGAAAACCTGCCAACTCTGGTGCGCCACAAGAGGGTAAGATGGCCGGGGATCCTCATGGCTCTGGCGGGCGTGAGCATTCTCTTGTGGCTCCTGGCACGCCGCAGGCGCAGGAGGCCCCTTTGGTAAACAGGATCTGGAGGTGATGACGAGATGAGGAAGACTCCACTCGAAAAGCTCAAGAGCTTTGGTTTGGGGGTGGTCTTGTTACCCCTTTTGTGCTCTCAGGCCTTGTGCTTGACCGAGGATGAACGAAACACCATCTCGGTTTACAAGAAGGCGGCCCCGGGGGTGGTAAACATAACCAGCACTGTGTTGGAGAGGGACTTCTTCTTCAGGCTGGTTCCCAGGGAAGGGGCGGGTTCCGGAGCAGTAATTGACTCCAAAGGCTACATCCTGACCAACAACCATGTTATCAAGGATGCCAGGCGTATAGAGGTCACCTTGGCTGATGGGAGCAAATGGCCAGGAAGGCTGGTGGGCACAGATCCAGAAAACGACCTGGCCGTGATTCGCATAGAAGCGCCGGCTGAGAGGCTGAGGCCAATTCCCTTGGGCAGCTCTCAGGATCTCCAGGTGGGCCAGAAGGTCTTGGCCATAGGAAACCCCTTCGGCTTGGGTGAGACCCTCACCACTGGGATCATTTCCTCCTTGGGCCGCTCCATACGCTCCGAGGATGGTTCCTTCATGGAGGATCTGATTCAGACGGATGCGGCAATCAACCCGGGCAACTCGGGGGGGCCGCTTCTGGATTCAGAGGGAAAGATCATCGGAATTAACACGGCCATTTTCACCCCGTCCGGGGGCAGCGTGGGGATCGGCTTTGCCATTCCAGTGGACACTGCCAAGAGAATCATACCGGATCTGGTGGAAAAAGGTTACGTGTCCCACGCCTGGATGGGAGTGAGCCTTTTTCCAATGACCCCCGGTTTGGCCAAGGCCCTGGATCTGCCGGTGAGCAGGGGGGCCCTGGTGGTGGAGGTCATGAAAGGCGGGCCAGCGGACAAGGCAGGGCTCAGAGGTGGGAGCAAGATGGTTCAGCTGGGTAATGCCTTGCTGTCCGTAGGAGGCGATATTATCACGGCCGTAGACGGGCAAGCAGTTAACTCTTCCGAGGATCTGGTGCGAAGGATAAGAAAACACAAACCTGGGGAACAGGTGCGCCTCAAGATCCTGCGTGAAAAAAAGAGCGAGGAGTTGACCCTAACTCTTGGGGAAAGACCCAGGGGCAAATGAGTTCTATCCCTTGCCAGCGCAAGGCAAGGGCAGGGGTGAAAGGATCAGGAGGTGATGGCCATGACCGTGAATGAAGGACTCAGAATGGTGGCCGGAAGCCTTATTCTCATATCGGTCTTCTTGAGCCTGGTTTGGAGTCAATGGTGGCTACTTCTCACGGCCTTTGTGGGGGCAAATCTGTTGCAGTCCGCTTTTACCAGATGGTGCCTCATGATGAATTTCTTGAGAGCTTTGGGCTTCAAGGAGGGCTGAGCAGACCCCAGAGGCCCCTGGGCTGAGCCCAAATCCTGGCGGGCAAAGCTTGCAAGAACTTGCCAGAGACATGTGGCCATCTGAGAGCTGGAGAGATGTCATGGGCTGTCATGGGCGAAAAGGAATCCTGATACTTGTGGCAGCAGGGCTTCTTGGCCTGCTTTGGGCTTGCAACCCATATCTGGGCCCGGTGGGCACGGAAGATGGGGCCTTGGATACGGCCAGGGTCCTGAAAAGATGGGAAACTCTGGCGCTGGAGGCGCCTTCTGGTCCCTTAACCCTTGAGAGGGCCATCCAGGAGGCCCTTGGGGCCAACCCAGAACTGCGCCAGATACAAGAGAGGCTCTCAGCAGCAGCAGAACAGGTGCGTCAGGCTGAGGCGGCTTTCTATCCAAGGCTGGTCTTTGCCCAGGAGTTTTCTATCACAGACAACCCGGTCTTTGCATTCATGCAGTACCTCCACCAAAGAAGACTTAACTTTGCCATGGAGTTCAATGATCCCGGGGTACACCAAAACGTCTCCTCCAGGATCCAGGGGGAGTGGTCCTTGTTTGAGGGAGGTGCCCGCATCTACCAGCGTCGGGCTGCAGCTGGCCACAGAGATGCCACGGCTTCGGAGCTTCTGGCAGCCAGAAACAGGTTAGTGGCCTCCGTGACCGAGGCATATTTCAGGTGGCTTCAGTCTCTGGCCTTCTTGGATGTGGCGGAAAAGGCAGTGAATCTGGCCCGCATAAACCAGCAATTGGGAGAGGCAAAGCTGAGGGCTCAGGTGGCCCTGGAGAGCGATCTTTTGAGGCTTAAGAGCCGAACCGCCGAGGCCGAAGGCAACCGGGTGACGGCCCGCGCTGGAGCCAGAAAGCTCCAGGCCGCCCTGGAAAGATTACTGGCAAGGCCCCTCAGGGAGGAGGAGATTCCGGACCTCAGGGAACTGGCCCAGGCCGCTCCATCTCAGCAACTCAAGGAGACCAGTTCAAGGGAGCTTTTGGAAAAGGCCCTGATTCAAAGACCAGAGATCCAGGCAGCCCGTTTCATGATCCTGGCCGCAAGGCAGCGGCTAAAAGCCGCCAGAGCCGAACTGCTGCCCAAGGTGGGTGCCAGAGCCTGGTACTCTTGGGATTCAGAGGAACTCAGAGGAGGCGGGGAGAGTTGGCTGGCGTCCCTTCAGGCCACCTGGCCTCTTTTCCAAGGGGGAATAACCCTTTCCAGAATCAGGGAGGCCTCCTCCAGGCTGAGGGAGATGGAGGCCAGGGGAGAGCAGGTGGCCCTGGATGTGGCCTTGGAGGTGCACCAGGCCGCCATAGGGTTGGAGGAGGCCTCGGCCAGACTTGAGGTGGCAGCCAGCAG
Proteins encoded in this region:
- a CDS encoding TolC family protein, with the protein product MGCHGRKGILILVAAGLLGLLWACNPYLGPVGTEDGALDTARVLKRWETLALEAPSGPLTLERAIQEALGANPELRQIQERLSAAAEQVRQAEAAFYPRLVFAQEFSITDNPVFAFMQYLHQRRLNFAMEFNDPGVHQNVSSRIQGEWSLFEGGARIYQRRAAAGHRDATASELLAARNRLVASVTEAYFRWLQSLAFLDVAEKAVNLARINQQLGEAKLRAQVALESDLLRLKSRTAEAEGNRVTARAGARKLQAALERLLARPLREEEIPDLRELAQAAPSQQLKETSSRELLEKALIQRPEIQAARFMILAARQRLKAARAELLPKVGARAWYSWDSEELRGGGESWLASLQATWPLFQGGITLSRIREASSRLREMEARGEQVALDVALEVHQAAIGLEEASARLEVAASRRELAGKALEEVRSQYAREVVTVDALLNAELEWSRAEVSYSAALFDQKIASAALRQALGEFARWVEVGS
- a CDS encoding trypsin-like peptidase domain-containing protein, translating into MKKLLGSALGILVLMLFLLPWVSTGIALTAEENISIEVYKRASPGVVHIRSTVVRYGFFFQPFPSQGTGSGVILDLEGNIITNSHVVQEARSMEVTLFDGSVFPAKLVSSLKDLDLALIRISAPREKLRPIPFGDSKALEVGQAVYAIGNPFGFQHTLTKGVISSLDRTLLTPEGKKLKGLLQTDAAINPGNSGGPLLDREGRLVGINTAILSPSGGSVGVGFAIPTAALEENLPTLVRHKRVRWPGILMALAGVSILLWLLARRRRRRPLW
- a CDS encoding DUF2892 domain-containing protein — translated: MTVNEGLRMVAGSLILISVFLSLVWSQWWLLLTAFVGANLLQSAFTRWCLMMNFLRALGFKEG
- a CDS encoding trypsin-like peptidase domain-containing protein produces the protein MRKTPLEKLKSFGLGVVLLPLLCSQALCLTEDERNTISVYKKAAPGVVNITSTVLERDFFFRLVPREGAGSGAVIDSKGYILTNNHVIKDARRIEVTLADGSKWPGRLVGTDPENDLAVIRIEAPAERLRPIPLGSSQDLQVGQKVLAIGNPFGLGETLTTGIISSLGRSIRSEDGSFMEDLIQTDAAINPGNSGGPLLDSEGKIIGINTAIFTPSGGSVGIGFAIPVDTAKRIIPDLVEKGYVSHAWMGVSLFPMTPGLAKALDLPVSRGALVVEVMKGGPADKAGLRGGSKMVQLGNALLSVGGDIITAVDGQAVNSSEDLVRRIRKHKPGEQVRLKILREKKSEELTLTLGERPRGK